In Parasteatoda tepidariorum isolate YZ-2023 chromosome 2, CAS_Ptep_4.0, whole genome shotgun sequence, one DNA window encodes the following:
- the LOC107453693 gene encoding multiple coagulation factor deficiency protein 2 homolog — MHHSFRSLVILMLLSLVLSHVRPDFPGAISPELQELRKRWGAADIIRDLDHIKSDVQRISKLQDTGEISTNEALFYFLRMHDFDDNKKLDGHELMAAMGHALEHSSDSKMEFPEKEAVVDSFFAYDDDNDGMISYPELRKHLSPDEK, encoded by the exons ATGCATCATAGTTTTCGTTCTTTAGTTATCTTAATGTTATTGTCTTTGGTGTTGAGTCATGTGCGTCCTGATTTCCCAGGAGCCATTTCGCCGGAATTGCAAGAACTTCGAAAAAGATGGGGCGCTGCTGACATCATTCGTGATTTAGA cCATATTAAAAGTGACGTACAAAGGATTTCAAAGTTACAAGATACAGGAGAGATTTCTACAAATGAAGCACTATTTTATTTCCTCAG GATGCACGATTTCGACGACAATAAGAAATTAGATGGTCACGAGCTCATGGCAGCCATGGGTCACGCATTAGAACATTCATCGGATTCAAAAATGGAATTCCCAGAAAAAGAAG CTGTGGTGGATAGTTTCTTTGCTTATGATGATGATAATGATGGAATGATTAGTTATCCTGAATTGCGAAAGCATCTTTCACCGGATGAAAAATGA